In Pyxicephalus adspersus chromosome 10, UCB_Pads_2.0, whole genome shotgun sequence, the DNA window agcatctaaaaaaaaatgtgtcatctGTCTGTGTTGTGGTACAAACTACTTATGTACAGTACAGGAAACAGAGTGTAATGAAATTCCCTTTGTAAAAATAGATATAGGATAAAGGTCAATCTACTTTTTGAAGATTTATTGCATGGAAAACACAATTTTCATACTTGCTAGATTAGTACTGGTATAAATCTTCATTAAATTATATTGTGCaacaagaaaaattatatattaaatgcctcatttaaattattaccatatttttaattctttgcttGGGTAGCATATGTTTCATTCTTATTAGATAATGAATGGCAttgaaaatatctttatttctcaAAGTGTAGACAAATGGGTTGAGCATTGGAACCACAGCTGTATAGAGTAATGATAACAACTTGTCCAGTTCTTTAGAATGTTCAGATTCTGGTTTTCCATACAACACAATGGCCGGACCAAAGAACATTATCACTGTGAAGAGATGAGAGGAGCAACTAGAAAAAGCTTTGCGTCTTCCATTCAAGGATTGGATTTTCATGATGGCAGAGATGATGAACACATAGGAGGTTATAATAAGAACAAACGGTAAAGTTGCCATAACTATGTCCTGaaataccaataatatatttgtgCTTGTGGTATCACTAGAGGTAACAGTGTACAATGTTTTTTGCTCGCAAAAGAAATGATCAAAATTTTGGATTGGACAAAAAGACAACAGAGATACAACTAACACATTCATTCCTGCATTAATAGCACTTATAAGCCACAAACAAAGAGCCATTGAAATGCACACATCTTTACTCATAATTAAGGAATATTCTAAAGGTTTACAGATAGCTACATATCTGTCATAGGACATGGAGGTCAGTACAAAAATGTCACCTGCTGCTGACATTGAGAATAAGAACACCTGAGCCATGCAAGAAGACAAAGACATCCGATTGTCACGTGTTAGAAGTATGTAGATAAGCATCGGCAATGTAGCTGAAACATATATAACATCGGTTATGGCGAGATTACCCAGAAGGAAATACATTGGTGTATGGAGATGAGGAACCAGACATACCAGGGTAGTGATGATCATATTCCCAAAAATGGTCATCAAATACATGAGCAGCACTGCAGTGAGCAGAAGACATTGTCCAGTTTTAGAGGTAGAAAATGCTAAAATGTGGAAAATGGTTTGGTTTTCATTCGTGCAGTTTTCCATCTTGCCTGTTGGGTGTTTGTCAAATGTTTGCACAAATATTTATcataagaatattaaaaatataacacaatactAACTACCACTTCAAGATTATTCACACCTACAACTGGCTTAGAAAAAGTATAAAGTGAAAATGGGATTGATGGGGCCATTTCTGTGCTCTTCTCTCTTGTAAGGGATCTCCATTCCAAGACTGAAAATATTAGATTGAGGGAGGAGAAGAAACATTTGGGGGATCACTAGATCTCTTAGATCAAAAAAATGTGCCTAGTTAAGTCTTAAGAATGATTCTTTCAAGCAGCTTTTCCAGAAGAGATGGCTGAAGGTAAGCTTTGTACTTGtatggaatgcaaaaaaaaacaaaaaacagaaag includes these proteins:
- the LOC140339900 gene encoding olfactory receptor 1E16-like, which produces MENCTNENQTIFHILAFSTSKTGQCLLLTAVLLMYLMTIFGNMIITTLVCLVPHLHTPMYFLLGNLAITDVIYVSATLPMLIYILLTRDNRMSLSSCMAQVFLFSMSAAGDIFVLTSMSYDRYVAICKPLEYSLIMSKDVCISMALCLWLISAINAGMNVLVVSLLSFCPIQNFDHFFCEQKTLYTVTSSDTTSTNILLVFQDIVMATLPFVLIITSYVFIISAIMKIQSLNGRRKAFSSCSSHLFTVIMFFGPAIVLYGKPESEHSKELDKLLSLLYTAVVPMLNPFVYTLRNKDIFNAIHYLIRMKHMLPKQRIKNMMLTPADRES